The Vigna unguiculata cultivar IT97K-499-35 chromosome 1, ASM411807v1, whole genome shotgun sequence nucleotide sequence GAGAAGACAGAAGGGTGAAAGAGCAATGACAGAGACAACACAACAACATTCAGAGATAAATTATTTCTTAGGTGCAAGCCTGGTCTTGATTTTCTCAACCTCCTTGGTACCAATCTGAAAGGCCTGGGTCAAGACATTGTCTGGAACAGGTGGTGTGGCTGTAAACAAGGTCAGAGCAATGGACTGTGTGCCAGGTAATTGACTGTTGAATGCTGCAAGGGCTGAAGCAGGTTCCTTTGCATTGTTCTTTTGGAAGTGAACTAAGCCTTTTGGGAACACAAAAATCTCACCCTTGGTGATGGTCTTTGATATGAGCACATTGGCTGTGGTTATGAATCCCACATCGAGTGTTCCTTCCAGCACGAACACAATCTCGGTGGCGCGTGGGTGCGTGTGAGGAGGGTTGATGCCACCGGGAGCATAGTCAACTCGTGACATAGATACACCAAGGGTGTTGAGTCCTGGGATTTTCTGAACATTGGCTCCAGTCACCAACGACCCATAGGTGTTGTTTGTGGCACCTGGTTTCGCTAGTATGTCTGAGAAGAAATCAGAGGCATTTACCGCACCATCTTTGCAGGGGAATCCATTCACTTTAATACCTGTAACAATTgcacaaaatgaaaattgttaTGCAGATCACAGATTCTCGTGTAAAACAACCTTGTAAATTCTCATTAGAACTTGATAAGAATGATGGTAGAAATGATTTCTGGTAATTTAAGATGGTAAAAGCTTGTAGTCAAATCCTGTATGTGTActatacaaaaaaagaaaaaaactcacTGTCAGATTATACACGAATTAAAAATTCAGTGCACCAATCATGATACAGAAATGCGAAATGATTAACGGCAGTTGGTGagaagtttattttaattaatgggAGGTGTTCGATTGCAGAAACGGGTGAGGGGAAGGGAAAAGTTAGTAATCAAATGAGGAAGTTTTGATTAAAAAGCAAAATTAAAGGTGTTGGTAGGTCTGGGAGAATgaattgattaagaaaaaataatgaaatgaaaaggaTGAAATCTAATGATTAAGTGGGAAAGTGAAGGTATGCATGAAAGTTGGCATCTTTGGATTTGTGCACAGTAGAAGATGAAAAATAGTACCTGAGGCAAGGTCAGCGACACAGAGGTCTTGAAGAGGATCAGGATCTGATGCAGTGATGGTGGTTGACACCAAAGCAAAAGTGAATAGTAGAAGCGAGGCTGCGAGCTTCATGTGAGAGAAGTGAAGTTGGGAATGAAAGGAGAAAAAAGCAGAGAGTTTtaagaaaggagaagaaaagtaTGTTGGAATTGTTTGAATGAGGTGGAAGTTGGAAGGAAGTGTTGGCGTGGTTGGGGTATTTATCACAACGAGTAGAGAGTAGatggagaagaaaagaagaatgtaaataataatacataataataagTTGAATAAGTGGCGCGTGTGTATTAAACGCATGAA carries:
- the LOC114174456 gene encoding rhicadhesin receptor-like — its product is MKLAASLLLFTFALVSTTITASDPDPLQDLCVADLASGIKVNGFPCKDGAVNASDFFSDILAKPGATNNTYGSLVTGANVQKIPGLNTLGVSMSRVDYAPGGINPPHTHPRATEIVFVLEGTLDVGFITTANVLISKTITKGEIFVFPKGLVHFQKNNAKEPASALAAFNSQLPGTQSIALTLFTATPPVPDNVLTQAFQIGTKEVEKIKTRLAPKK